In Xanthomonas fragariae, the genomic window TTGCGTTGAAGGTATTGCCGCAGCCGAACGACGGCCGATCGGCGCGTGCGGCGGTGAGGATAAGCGTATCCGGCGAGCGCAGCGCGGGGATGAAGCCACCCGAATAGCAGGCAGACAACACGATGATGCGATTGCCGATGCCGGCATCTTGCAGCGCCTTGCGCAGATCTTGCGGGCTGATGAAATCTTCTTCGTTCTGATCCACCTGCACGTACAACGTGTGGTCTTCAGTGCCGTGCGTAGTGACGAACAGCAGCAATGCGTCTTCTTTGCGGTCCATGCGCTTGCCGATCGCGGCGAGCGTGTCGTAGAGATTGTCGTAAGTCGCCAGCGGCGCGTACGGCTGCTCGCCGAGATTGTCCGGGTTGTTGACCAGCGTGATCACGCGGCCACGTGCATCGAAGCGTTGTTCGAATAGCTGCTTGAGGTAGAGCGTCTCGTTACGGAATACATCGTCGCTGGCATCACCGGCAAAGCCGACCACGTACAGATCGGTGACGCCAGGCCGTTGCGGCTGCAGCGCTTTGATTGCCTGCGCGAGCGCGACCTGATCGACCTGATCGACTTCATCCTGGCTCGCAGCCGCTTTGGTCGGCAGCGCGGCGCCGGCATCCGGATGACAGCCGGCTATCAGCGCAGCGATGACGATCAGCAACAAGAGGCGCCGCAGCAAAGCGTTCGATCCGAATCTGGAATGAAGCGACATGAAGAACGCCGAAGGCTGAAAAATGCAGGGGGAGCGCAGCAGCTCGATCATTGCAACCAGCCCGAGTTGCATTGTGTCTTCCGTAGACACCACTGACCGAATGAGCCGCATGCCGTGTCGCTGCGTTGGTCTGCCATCACGGCACGTGTTGGCGCCTAATAGATGGAACGCATCCTCCATCGTGGCGTATGCCCACACGCGGCCGGGCTTGCAGAGAGCAACAACATGGAGCAGGCGCCGCCGTCATATCGGCGCTGCTCTCTTGCTTACAGCACCAGCTGGGCAAAGCTCTCCACGCGCTGATGACTGCCGACATCGTCCGCCGAACGGGGAGTGGGGTAGTCCTCCAGCCGGTCCAGCAGTGCGGTGCGCATGCCGGCGCGCTTGGCCGCGTCGAGTTCTTCGATCACATCCGACAGAAACAGAATCTCGGGCCCCGGCACACCAATGTGCTCGGCGATGCGGCGGTAGCTGGCGCTCTCGCGCTTGGGGCCGACCTCGGTATCGAACCAGTCGGTGATCAGCCCGCTCAGATCGCCGGCATCGCTATGCGCGAAGAACAGCTTCTGCGCCGGCACCGAGCCGGATGAGTACACGTACAGCGGAATGCCTTGGGCGTGCCAGGCCTGCAACTGGATCGCGGCATCGGCATAAATATGCGCGGTGAAATCGGCAGTCTTGTAGCCGTCTGCCCAGATCAGCCCCTGCAGCGCCTTGAGCGCAGTGTGCTTGCGATCTTCGTCGATCCAGGTCTGCAGTGTGCTGATCAAGATTTCGTCCGGCACGTCCTCGCCGATCTCGTCGGCCACCTGGTTGAGCCAGTGCCGCACCTGCGGGTGGTTGCCGTGCTCGCGCACGTAGGCCGGCATGGCGCGATGCGCATACGGGAACAGCACGTCCTTGACGAACGAGATGCTGCTGGTAGTGCCTTCGATATCTGTGAGGATCGCGTGCGGTCGTGTCATCGTCAGCTGGCCTTGTGAGGTTTCTCGGGGGCGTAGCGGGGAAATTGTTTGGCGATTTCGGTGCCGGTGAAGTGGCCGACCCAGCCGTCCGGCTCGGTGAAGAAACGGATCGCCACAAAGTGCGGTTCCGGTCCCATGTCGAACCAGTGCAAGGTGCTGTCGGGCACGGCAATCAGATCGTCCTTGACGCATTCGATCTCATAGACCTTGCCGTCCACGTGCAGCGTGAACAGCCCCGAGCCGGCAACGAAGAAGCGCACTTCGTCTTCCTTGTGGAAGTGCTCATCGAGGAACTTGGCGCGCATCTGTTCGCGCTTTGGGTTGTCCGGCGCGATGCTGACCACGTCCACGGTCTTGAAGCCGCGCTCGGCGCTCAGACGATCGATGTCGTCCCGGTAAGCAGCCATCACCTGCTCAGGTGTAGCGCCCGGTTCGATCGGCTGATTGGCCTGCCAGCGTTCGAAGGTCACGCCGATCTTGACCAGCTCGGCGGCGATCTGATCGCCATTGCGGCTATCGAATTCCGGCGTGGTGGGATTGGTGTCGGCAAAGATACGCAGTCGGCTCATGACGGTCTGGCTCACGAATGGGGTCGGGCGGTACTCAGCGCGTGCTGCGCAGTTTCAACAGCTCGAGTTCGCAATGGAGCAGGAATTCGAAGGCCTCCAGGTGACGGCGTGCCTCGGCCATGTTGCGGCCCCAGGCATACAGACCATGTCCTTCGATGAGATACCCCCACATGCTCTGTTTGTCCAGCAAGGCATCGACCTGCGCGGCTAG contains:
- the mtnC gene encoding acireductone synthase; the encoded protein is MTRPHAILTDIEGTTSSISFVKDVLFPYAHRAMPAYVREHGNHPQVRHWLNQVADEIGEDVPDEILISTLQTWIDEDRKHTALKALQGLIWADGYKTADFTAHIYADAAIQLQAWHAQGIPLYVYSSGSVPAQKLFFAHSDAGDLSGLITDWFDTEVGPKRESASYRRIAEHIGVPGPEILFLSDVIEELDAAKRAGMRTALLDRLEDYPTPRSADDVGSHQRVESFAQLVL
- a CDS encoding 1,2-dihydroxy-3-keto-5-methylthiopentene dioxygenase encodes the protein MSRLRIFADTNPTTPEFDSRNGDQIAAELVKIGVTFERWQANQPIEPGATPEQVMAAYRDDIDRLSAERGFKTVDVVSIAPDNPKREQMRAKFLDEHFHKEDEVRFFVAGSGLFTLHVDGKVYEIECVKDDLIAVPDSTLHWFDMGPEPHFVAIRFFTEPDGWVGHFTGTEIAKQFPRYAPEKPHKAS
- a CDS encoding C13 family peptidase, whose amino-acid sequence is MSLHSRFGSNALLRRLLLLIVIAALIAGCHPDAGAALPTKAAASQDEVDQVDQVALAQAIKALQPQRPGVTDLYVVGFAGDASDDVFRNETLYLKQLFEQRFDARGRVITLVNNPDNLGEQPYAPLATYDNLYDTLAAIGKRMDRKEDALLLFVTTHGTEDHTLYVQVDQNEEDFISPQDLRKALQDAGIGNRIIVLSACYSGGFIPALRSPDTLILTAARADRPSFGCGNTFNATYFGKAWLVDAMNESDDPLAAFDIAKAAITAREKHDGELPSLPQQSLGKRIAPVLARWRAGLHMGPAVTYPYPALDLDPDADSEVELKANAGDGPADDSTRARVPTPANSAYRSSSLPRSFRP